From Herbiconiux flava, one genomic window encodes:
- a CDS encoding SRPBCC family protein: MAQIIETVDVEVPVRTAYNQWTQFESFPKFLDFIETIDQQDDTHTHWKVNIAGQEREFDTVISEQHPDERVAWTSTGGEVDHAGVVTFHKLSDTTSRVTVQIDWEPEGIVEKIGSAVGVPTHAVKKDLEKFKEFIESQGSETGAWRGDVEA; encoded by the coding sequence ATGGCCCAGATCATCGAGACCGTCGACGTCGAGGTCCCCGTGCGCACTGCGTACAACCAGTGGACCCAGTTCGAGTCGTTCCCCAAGTTCCTCGACTTCATCGAGACGATCGACCAGCAGGACGACACCCACACCCACTGGAAGGTGAACATCGCCGGCCAGGAGCGCGAGTTCGACACCGTGATCAGCGAGCAGCACCCCGACGAGCGCGTCGCCTGGACGAGCACCGGCGGCGAGGTCGACCACGCTGGCGTCGTGACCTTCCACAAGCTCAGCGACACCACCTCCCGCGTCACCGTGCAGATCGACTGGGAGCCCGAGGGCATCGTCGAGAAGATCGGCTCGGCCGTCGGCGTGCCGACTCACGCGGTGAAGAAGGACCTCGAGAAGTTCAAGGAGTTCATCGAGTCGCAGGGCTCGGAGACGGGCGCCTGGCGCGGCGACGTCGAGGCCTGA
- the mnhG gene encoding monovalent cation/H(+) antiporter subunit G has protein sequence MSGLEWGFDGIDLRDVITGVLVLVAALMCFAAGVGLLRFPDVLSRLHAATKPQILGVIAIVADVAVSNPSLVTITLAVAIIFFQSLTAPVSAHMVGRAAYRTGHFRRDILVADEFRGHD, from the coding sequence GTGAGCGGCCTGGAGTGGGGCTTCGACGGCATCGACCTCCGCGACGTGATCACGGGGGTGCTGGTGCTCGTCGCCGCGCTGATGTGCTTCGCCGCCGGAGTCGGCCTGCTGCGCTTCCCCGACGTGCTGTCGCGCCTGCACGCCGCCACGAAGCCGCAGATCCTCGGCGTCATCGCGATCGTGGCCGACGTGGCGGTGTCGAACCCGTCGCTCGTGACGATCACCCTGGCGGTCGCCATCATCTTCTTCCAGAGCCTCACGGCCCCGGTCTCGGCGCACATGGTGGGCCGAGCGGCCTACCGCACCGGCCACTTCCGCCGCGACATCCTGGTCGCCGACGAGTTCCGAGGGCACGACTGA
- a CDS encoding Na+/H+ antiporter subunit E, whose amino-acid sequence MIARIVSGLVPFLGLVLIWVLIWGQVTWLALVTGVALALLVSRVFYLPAVRLSGRINLWFGLLFVLRLLGDIVVASLQIAWIALGPGYRPSNAVIAVQLRTRSDLIMTFTAEAVSLVPGSIVLDIDRDASTLYLHALNVKSVEEIPALKQKVLDTERRLIRAAGSADDLARLAEGGTAASASASGPASASGSGSASAEEDAS is encoded by the coding sequence ATGATCGCCCGCATCGTCAGCGGACTGGTGCCCTTCCTCGGCCTCGTGCTGATCTGGGTGCTGATCTGGGGTCAGGTCACCTGGCTCGCCCTGGTGACCGGGGTGGCCCTCGCACTGCTCGTCTCGCGCGTCTTCTATCTGCCCGCCGTGCGGCTGAGCGGGAGGATCAACCTCTGGTTCGGGCTGCTGTTCGTGCTGCGGCTGCTCGGCGACATCGTCGTGGCCTCGCTGCAGATCGCCTGGATCGCCCTCGGGCCGGGCTACCGGCCGTCGAACGCGGTGATCGCGGTGCAGCTGCGCACCCGCTCCGACCTGATCATGACCTTCACCGCCGAGGCGGTCTCTCTCGTGCCCGGGTCGATCGTGCTCGACATCGACCGGGACGCCTCGACGCTCTACCTGCACGCGCTGAACGTGAAGTCGGTGGAGGAGATCCCCGCGCTGAAGCAGAAGGTGCTCGACACCGAGCGGCGGCTGATCCGCGCGGCGGGGTCGGCCGACGACCTGGCGCGGCTGGCGGAGGGCGGAACCGCCGCATCCGCATCCGCATCCGGGCCCGCATCCGCATCGGGATCCGGATCCGCATCCGCAGAGGAGGACGCCTCGTGA
- a CDS encoding Na+/H+ antiporter subunit A — protein MILVLLLFAGLSALTPLLTRILSTRVFYLVALLPAGAFVYTLSQSGRVLAGEEVAQSVPWIPQLGIALSFRVDTLGWLLALVVTGVGALVLIYCARYFSTDEPSLGRFAALLLAFAGTMYGLVTADDIYVMFMFWEITSVLSYLLIGHYTERKESRGAALQALLVTTFGGLAMLVGVILLSTAAGTTSIAAIVAEPPAASALVTTSIMLILAGALSKSALVPFHFWLPAAMAAPTPVSAYLHAAAMVKAGIYLIARLAPGYADTPGWTEVLVVIGVWTMLLGAWRSLRQNDLKLLLAYGTVSQLGFLTVVVGFGSRDAALAGAALLLAHALFKCTLFLVVGIVDHDEGTRDLREISGLGRRRPVLAAVAIIAAASMAGIPPLLGFVSKEAVLSAFLEAGEHGEPWGWVALVGVTLGSILTVAYSARFVWGAFGTKHAVGGDRATDARAAAAPHDHHSPDPLILIAPVVLTVATIAGGFLAAPIGHALEGYADTVPGEGDYHLALWHGFEPALGISVLVIAAGLGLFAVRARFSRLQKKVPVVVDASRSYWAIVRAVDAAAARVTLFAQKGGLPQYLSTILLVFVLCLGATTALNRTWPTEFVLFDYPAQVFVAAAMGAAAIMAARATHRLAAVLLVGATGFGLVVLFSFHGAPDLALTQALVETVTIVVFVLVLRRLPPRIAQHNKPMKRGRRIAIGALVGVTMGVAGLVALGARQAGTLTDELARLSVEEGHGRNIVNVMLVDIRAWDTMNELSVLVVVATGVASLLFVTGRNVSMPRLRESRKRRQTTQRVKLVNDPHTSSEAPDDRQHSWLLGGRTLAPENRSLILEVLVRLIFHPAIVVSVYLLFAGHNAPGGGFAGGLVAGLALIARYLAGGRYEIGETLPIGPGALLGTGMLLATGTAVGSLFLGADVLTSAYFEADLPLLGHVSFGTSTIFDIGVYLVVIGVVLDVLRALGGEVDRQQAEAEGGGDHADEHSVTAEEAR, from the coding sequence GTGATCCTGGTCCTGCTGCTGTTCGCGGGACTTTCAGCGCTCACTCCGCTTCTCACGCGCATCCTGTCGACGCGGGTCTTCTACCTCGTCGCCCTGCTGCCGGCGGGTGCCTTCGTGTACACGCTGAGCCAGAGCGGTCGCGTGCTGGCGGGCGAGGAGGTCGCCCAGTCGGTGCCGTGGATCCCGCAGCTCGGCATCGCCCTGAGCTTCCGCGTCGACACCCTCGGCTGGCTGCTCGCCCTCGTGGTCACGGGCGTCGGCGCCCTCGTGCTGATCTACTGCGCGCGCTACTTCTCGACCGACGAGCCCTCTCTCGGCCGCTTCGCCGCCCTCCTGCTCGCCTTCGCGGGCACGATGTACGGCCTCGTCACCGCCGACGACATCTACGTCATGTTCATGTTCTGGGAGATCACGAGCGTGCTCTCCTACCTGCTGATCGGCCACTACACCGAGCGCAAGGAGAGCCGCGGCGCCGCCCTGCAGGCGCTGCTCGTGACGACCTTCGGTGGGCTCGCGATGCTGGTCGGCGTCATCCTGCTGAGCACGGCGGCGGGCACCACGTCGATCGCCGCCATCGTCGCCGAGCCGCCCGCGGCGAGCGCCCTCGTCACCACCTCGATCATGCTCATCCTGGCCGGGGCCCTGTCGAAGTCGGCGCTGGTGCCGTTCCACTTCTGGCTGCCGGCGGCCATGGCCGCGCCGACCCCCGTCAGCGCCTACCTGCACGCGGCCGCCATGGTCAAGGCGGGCATCTACCTGATCGCCCGCCTCGCCCCCGGCTACGCCGACACCCCGGGGTGGACCGAGGTGCTCGTGGTGATCGGCGTCTGGACCATGCTGCTCGGCGCCTGGCGCTCGCTGCGCCAGAACGACCTCAAGCTGCTGCTCGCCTACGGCACGGTCAGCCAGCTGGGCTTCCTCACGGTCGTCGTGGGCTTCGGCTCGCGCGACGCCGCGCTGGCGGGCGCCGCGCTGCTGCTCGCCCACGCCCTGTTCAAGTGCACCCTCTTCCTCGTCGTCGGGATCGTCGACCACGACGAGGGCACCCGCGACCTGCGCGAGATCTCCGGGCTCGGCCGGCGGCGGCCGGTGCTGGCCGCGGTGGCGATCATCGCGGCGGCGTCGATGGCGGGAATCCCGCCGCTCCTCGGCTTCGTCTCGAAGGAGGCCGTGTTGAGCGCATTCCTCGAGGCCGGTGAGCACGGCGAGCCCTGGGGGTGGGTGGCGCTCGTCGGCGTGACGCTCGGCTCGATCCTCACGGTCGCGTACAGCGCCCGCTTCGTCTGGGGCGCCTTCGGCACCAAGCACGCCGTCGGTGGTGACAGGGCGACGGATGCGCGTGCCGCCGCGGCCCCGCACGACCACCACTCGCCCGACCCGCTCATCCTGATCGCCCCCGTCGTGCTCACGGTCGCCACCATCGCCGGAGGCTTCCTCGCCGCCCCCATCGGCCACGCCCTGGAGGGCTACGCCGACACCGTGCCGGGCGAGGGCGACTACCACCTCGCGCTCTGGCACGGCTTCGAGCCGGCACTCGGCATCTCGGTGCTGGTGATCGCGGCGGGCCTCGGCCTGTTCGCCGTGCGGGCCCGCTTCAGCCGCCTGCAGAAGAAGGTGCCGGTCGTCGTCGACGCCTCGCGCAGCTACTGGGCCATCGTGCGGGCCGTCGACGCGGCCGCCGCGCGGGTCACGCTGTTCGCCCAGAAGGGCGGCCTGCCGCAGTACCTCAGCACGATCCTGCTGGTCTTCGTGCTCTGCCTCGGTGCCACGACGGCGCTGAACCGCACCTGGCCGACCGAGTTCGTGCTCTTCGACTACCCGGCGCAGGTCTTCGTGGCCGCGGCCATGGGGGCCGCCGCGATCATGGCGGCGCGGGCGACCCACCGCCTCGCCGCGGTTCTGCTGGTCGGCGCCACCGGCTTCGGGCTCGTGGTGCTGTTCTCGTTCCACGGGGCGCCCGACCTCGCGCTCACGCAGGCCCTCGTCGAGACGGTCACGATCGTCGTCTTCGTGCTGGTGCTGCGCCGCCTCCCCCCGCGCATCGCACAGCACAACAAGCCGATGAAGCGCGGCCGCCGCATCGCGATCGGCGCCCTGGTGGGCGTCACGATGGGCGTCGCCGGGCTGGTCGCCCTGGGCGCCCGCCAGGCCGGCACCCTCACCGACGAGCTGGCTCGGCTCTCGGTCGAGGAGGGCCACGGCAGGAACATCGTGAACGTGATGCTCGTCGACATCCGCGCCTGGGACACGATGAACGAGCTCTCGGTGCTCGTCGTCGTCGCCACCGGCGTCGCGAGCCTGCTCTTCGTCACGGGCCGGAACGTCAGCATGCCGCGGCTCCGCGAGTCGCGGAAGCGCCGGCAGACCACTCAGCGCGTGAAGCTCGTCAACGACCCGCACACCTCCTCCGAGGCTCCGGATGACCGGCAGCACTCCTGGCTCCTCGGCGGCCGCACGCTCGCCCCCGAGAACCGCTCGCTCATCCTCGAGGTGCTCGTGCGGCTGATCTTCCACCCCGCGATCGTCGTCTCGGTCTACCTGCTCTTCGCCGGCCACAACGCCCCGGGCGGCGGTTTCGCCGGCGGCCTGGTCGCGGGGCTCGCGCTGATCGCGCGCTACCTCGCGGGCGGCCGCTACGAGATCGGCGAGACGCTGCCGATCGGGCCGGGCGCGCTGCTCGGCACCGGCATGCTGCTGGCCACCGGCACCGCCGTCGGCAGCCTCTTCCTCGGCGCCGACGTTCTCACCTCGGCCTACTTCGAGGCCGACCTGCCCCTGCTCGGCCACGTCTCCTTCGGCACCAGCACCATCTTCGACATCGGCGTCTACCTCGTGGTCATCGGCGTCGTGCTCGACGTGCTGCGCGCGCTCGGTGGCGAGGTCGACCGGCAGCAGGCCGAGGCCGAGGGCGGCGGCGACCACGCCGACGAGCACTCGGTCACCGCGGAGGAGGCCCGATGA
- a CDS encoding Na+/H+ antiporter subunit D: MTNTLVPLLVIIPLVGAAVTLILGRHPRLQILISVLALTAVTAAAAVLLAIVDSTGKPAVVKVGGWEPPFGIVLVVDRLSAIMVVVSALVLLGVLVFAVGQGYADRDRDTPVSIFHPTYLILAAGLFDAFIAGDLFNMYVGFEMLLAASYVLLTLGGTGSRIRAGVTYVVVSLVSSLLFLGAIALIYGATGTVTMALLSDRIRELPLDVQMILCAALLIGFAVKAAVFPLSFWLPDSYPTAPAPVTAVFAGLLTKVGVYAIIRTDKLLFFEVPLQVPLLIVGGLTMLIGILGALAQADVKRLLSFTLVSHIGYMIFGVAIGTELASGATIYYIVHHILVQTALFLVVGLIERKGGSTSITELGGLLKAAPFVAVLFFIGALNLGGIPPFSGFLGKVGLFEAGAASPNPLVYVMIGAGIVTSLLTLYALMRVWNMAFWRPKKDVEGYESPLIESLQEGPTGSVGTMTGTATSTDTKTRTSPLMIGAATGLMALTLCLTVFAGPLFDLAQRAAGNVSTPEPYVDSVFPEGALVPISVDEGGVG, from the coding sequence ATGACGAACACCCTCGTGCCCCTGCTGGTGATCATCCCCCTCGTCGGAGCGGCGGTCACCCTCATCCTCGGCCGCCACCCGCGGCTGCAGATCCTGATCAGCGTGCTCGCACTCACCGCGGTGACCGCCGCGGCGGCCGTGCTGCTCGCGATCGTCGACAGCACCGGCAAGCCCGCCGTGGTGAAGGTGGGCGGCTGGGAGCCGCCGTTCGGCATCGTGCTGGTGGTCGACCGGCTCTCGGCGATCATGGTCGTGGTCTCGGCACTGGTGCTGCTCGGCGTGCTCGTGTTCGCCGTCGGCCAGGGCTACGCCGACCGCGACCGCGACACCCCGGTGTCGATCTTCCACCCGACCTACCTGATCCTGGCCGCCGGACTGTTCGACGCCTTCATCGCAGGCGACCTGTTCAACATGTACGTCGGCTTCGAGATGCTGCTCGCGGCCAGCTACGTGCTGCTGACCCTCGGCGGCACCGGGTCGCGCATCCGGGCCGGTGTGACCTACGTCGTGGTGAGCCTGGTGTCGTCGCTGCTCTTCCTCGGCGCGATCGCGCTGATCTACGGCGCCACGGGCACAGTCACCATGGCGCTGCTCAGCGACCGCATCCGGGAGCTGCCGCTCGACGTGCAGATGATCCTCTGCGCAGCCCTGCTGATCGGCTTCGCGGTGAAGGCGGCGGTGTTCCCGCTCTCGTTCTGGCTGCCCGACTCCTACCCCACGGCGCCGGCGCCGGTCACGGCGGTGTTCGCCGGGTTGCTCACCAAGGTGGGTGTCTACGCGATCATCCGCACCGACAAGCTGCTTTTCTTCGAGGTGCCGCTGCAGGTGCCGTTGCTGATCGTCGGCGGGCTGACGATGCTCATCGGCATCCTCGGCGCCCTTGCCCAGGCCGACGTGAAGCGGCTGCTGTCGTTCACGCTCGTCAGCCACATCGGCTACATGATCTTCGGCGTCGCGATCGGCACCGAGCTGGCCTCGGGCGCCACGATCTACTACATCGTGCACCACATCCTCGTGCAGACGGCCCTCTTCCTCGTGGTGGGCCTGATCGAGCGGAAGGGCGGCTCGACGTCGATCACCGAGCTCGGCGGGCTGCTCAAGGCGGCGCCGTTCGTCGCGGTGCTGTTCTTCATCGGGGCCCTCAATCTCGGCGGTATCCCCCCGTTCTCGGGCTTCCTCGGCAAGGTCGGGCTGTTCGAGGCGGGCGCCGCGAGCCCGAACCCGCTCGTCTACGTGATGATCGGCGCCGGCATCGTCACCTCGCTGCTCACGCTCTACGCCCTGATGCGCGTGTGGAACATGGCCTTCTGGCGCCCCAAGAAGGACGTGGAGGGCTACGAGTCGCCGCTGATCGAGTCGCTGCAGGAGGGCCCGACCGGCTCCGTCGGCACCATGACCGGCACGGCGACCTCGACCGACACCAAGACCCGCACCTCGCCGCTGATGATCGGCGCCGCCACCGGGCTGATGGCGCTCACCCTCTGCCTCACGGTCTTCGCCGGGCCGCTGTTCGACCTCGCCCAGCGCGCGGCCGGCAACGTCTCGACCCCCGAGCCCTACGTCGACTCGGTCTTCCCCGAGGGCGCGCTGGTGCCGATCTCGGTCGACGAAGGGGGCGTCGGATGA
- a CDS encoding monovalent cation/H+ antiporter complex subunit F, giving the protein MIVVVIVAGLLMGAGAIGALVRIIRGPSALDRIIASDVLVATAICAIGAEMAINRHTDTMPVLLGLALFGIVGSVSVARFLSARDDT; this is encoded by the coding sequence GTGATCGTCGTCGTCATCGTCGCCGGGCTGCTGATGGGCGCGGGCGCCATCGGGGCGCTCGTGCGCATCATCCGCGGCCCGTCCGCACTCGACCGAATCATCGCCTCCGACGTGCTGGTGGCCACCGCCATCTGCGCCATCGGGGCCGAGATGGCCATCAACCGGCACACCGACACGATGCCCGTGCTGCTCGGGCTCGCGTTGTTCGGCATCGTCGGCTCGGTCTCGGTCGCCCGGTTCCTCTCGGCGAGGGACGACACGTGA
- a CDS encoding S8 family serine peptidase, protein MPLASARPLFRSDPGGGPRGRRSRQAAALVAVAGIIAAGSFAFSSASAAPAGSAVKPPVGPSVPVSYVDGTYIVTLVDDPAATYTGSDQRFAQTAPEGGQQLEAAAPAVEAYSAHLQNQQDAVASSVGASVGYSYTLTLNGFSANLTADQAAELANRRDVAAVTKSEVKHLDRAPAAAPTAPVEAAALTPFPETGQQSSTDFLGLSGDDGLWSELGGQSQAGAGIVVGDIDSGIAPENPSFAGDTLGTAEGAEPYLDGDRIVFEKSDGQTYSGICQPGLDGDQQWTGEECNTKLIGASWFLPKSLYDLVGTPDRPEFLSPRDGDGHGSHTTSTAAGNADVDATIGDYDFGDISGVAPAAKVAEYKVCWNGNGKETDDGCYTESILAAIEQAVADGVDVINYSIGGGAATSTFALEDQAFFGAAAAGVFVSASAGNSGPGASTLDHASPWYTTVAASSIPTYTATAELGNGEKFAGASITVHEPVTAPLALGDDVGGDDGDVDPTICETGSLSPALTAGKIVVCEAGVTARVSKSAEVARAGGVGMLLVNPFPNANHADDHSVPSIQIDSDHYDAIYAYAATAGATATLVEGNTSGEERPVPQVAGFSSRGPAEADTADVLKPDITAPGVSILADGANQQGDDPNFQFESGTSMSAPHVAGLAALYLTKFPNASVSTIKSSMMTSAYDSVEQDGSASSDVFAQGAGHVDPSRMLDPGLVYDSGPQDWYAFLLGEGYVFPEPLGVEPIDPSDLNQPSIAIGSLAGLQTVTRTVTSTAAGSYTASLDIPGVETTVTPSTLSFGAAGETASYTVTFDVADAPLDEFATGYLVWSGDTGEVRSPVAVRPVALAVPYEVSGEGNSGTVSVPVTPGIDGNLPLAVTGLAEGTLVEDASAGDGHSGSLPKGETFESTVTVEEGTSFARFDLDALTDTDDLDLYVDRIGEDGKPVTSYTSATGSADERVDIENPEPGTYRVTVDIFSVTDGSDASVFDLVEYLLGVGETPGALTAPASLDLVSGQATSYDVSWTDLDGPARFLGTVAYGDTGLSTLVSVTTTQAAPTPTPTPTETATPTPAPSGSPAPGDPGATSAPAPGAGGSGSSGLANTGFAGLGIGMIAVVVLAGGIAVVLVMRRRASRS, encoded by the coding sequence GTGCCCCTTGCCTCCGCGCGTCCTCTGTTCCGATCCGATCCGGGCGGGGGGCCACGAGGCCGCCGTTCCCGGCAGGCCGCCGCGCTCGTCGCGGTCGCCGGCATCATCGCCGCCGGCTCGTTCGCCTTCTCGAGCGCCTCGGCGGCGCCCGCCGGTTCGGCCGTGAAGCCGCCCGTCGGCCCCTCCGTGCCGGTGAGCTACGTCGACGGCACCTACATCGTCACCCTGGTCGACGACCCCGCGGCCACCTACACCGGGTCGGACCAGCGCTTCGCGCAGACCGCCCCCGAGGGCGGTCAGCAGCTCGAGGCCGCGGCCCCGGCGGTCGAGGCGTACTCGGCGCACCTGCAGAACCAGCAGGACGCCGTGGCCTCGTCGGTCGGCGCCTCGGTCGGCTACAGCTACACGCTCACCCTGAACGGATTCTCGGCGAACCTCACCGCCGACCAGGCCGCCGAGCTCGCGAACCGTCGCGACGTCGCGGCCGTCACCAAGTCCGAGGTCAAGCACCTCGACCGGGCTCCCGCCGCCGCTCCCACGGCACCGGTGGAGGCCGCGGCCCTGACGCCGTTCCCCGAGACCGGACAGCAGTCCTCCACCGACTTCCTCGGCCTGAGCGGGGACGACGGCCTCTGGTCGGAGCTCGGCGGTCAGTCGCAGGCCGGTGCGGGCATCGTCGTCGGCGACATCGACAGCGGCATCGCGCCCGAGAACCCCTCCTTCGCGGGCGACACCCTGGGCACGGCGGAAGGCGCCGAGCCCTACCTCGACGGCGACCGCATCGTGTTCGAGAAGTCCGACGGCCAGACCTACTCCGGCATCTGCCAGCCCGGCCTGGACGGCGACCAGCAGTGGACGGGCGAGGAGTGCAACACCAAGCTCATCGGCGCCAGCTGGTTCCTGCCCAAGTCGCTCTACGACCTGGTGGGCACCCCCGATCGCCCCGAGTTCCTCTCGCCGCGCGACGGCGACGGCCACGGCTCGCACACCACCTCGACCGCGGCGGGCAACGCCGACGTCGACGCCACCATCGGCGACTACGACTTCGGCGACATCTCCGGTGTCGCCCCGGCCGCCAAGGTCGCGGAGTACAAGGTCTGCTGGAACGGCAACGGCAAGGAGACCGACGACGGCTGCTACACGGAGTCGATCCTCGCGGCGATCGAGCAGGCCGTGGCCGACGGCGTCGACGTGATCAACTACTCGATCGGCGGCGGCGCGGCCACCTCCACCTTCGCCCTGGAGGACCAGGCGTTCTTCGGTGCGGCGGCGGCGGGCGTCTTCGTCTCGGCCTCGGCCGGCAACTCGGGCCCCGGCGCGAGCACGCTCGACCACGCCTCCCCCTGGTACACCACCGTGGCGGCCTCGTCGATCCCGACCTACACGGCGACCGCGGAGCTCGGCAACGGCGAGAAGTTCGCCGGCGCCTCGATCACGGTGCACGAGCCCGTGACGGCTCCGCTGGCGCTCGGCGACGACGTGGGCGGCGACGACGGCGACGTCGACCCGACCATCTGCGAGACGGGCAGCCTCTCGCCCGCGCTCACCGCCGGGAAGATCGTCGTCTGCGAGGCCGGCGTCACCGCCCGCGTCTCGAAGTCGGCCGAGGTCGCCCGCGCGGGCGGTGTCGGCATGCTGCTGGTGAACCCGTTCCCGAACGCGAACCACGCCGACGACCACTCGGTGCCGTCCATCCAGATCGACTCCGACCACTACGACGCGATCTACGCCTACGCGGCCACCGCCGGCGCCACAGCGACGCTCGTCGAGGGCAACACCTCCGGTGAGGAGCGCCCCGTTCCCCAGGTCGCCGGATTCTCGTCCCGCGGGCCGGCCGAGGCCGACACCGCCGACGTGCTGAAGCCCGACATCACCGCTCCCGGTGTGTCGATCCTGGCCGACGGCGCGAACCAGCAGGGCGACGACCCGAACTTCCAGTTCGAGTCGGGCACCTCGATGTCCGCGCCGCACGTGGCCGGTCTCGCGGCGCTCTACCTGACGAAGTTCCCGAACGCCTCGGTCTCGACCATCAAGTCGTCGATGATGACCTCGGCGTACGACTCGGTCGAGCAGGACGGGTCGGCCTCGAGCGACGTGTTCGCGCAGGGTGCGGGTCACGTCGACCCGAGCCGCATGCTCGACCCGGGACTCGTCTACGACAGCGGGCCGCAGGACTGGTATGCCTTCCTGCTCGGTGAGGGCTACGTCTTCCCCGAGCCGCTCGGCGTGGAGCCGATCGACCCGTCCGACCTGAACCAGCCCTCGATCGCCATCGGCTCGCTGGCCGGGCTGCAGACGGTCACCCGTACGGTCACCTCGACCGCCGCGGGCAGCTACACCGCGTCGCTCGACATCCCGGGGGTCGAGACCACGGTCACGCCCTCGACGCTGTCGTTCGGCGCGGCCGGCGAGACCGCCAGCTACACCGTCACCTTCGACGTGGCCGACGCCCCGCTCGACGAGTTCGCCACCGGCTACCTCGTCTGGTCGGGTGACACCGGCGAGGTGCGCAGCCCTGTGGCCGTGCGCCCCGTCGCGCTGGCGGTGCCCTACGAGGTCTCCGGCGAGGGCAACTCGGGCACCGTCTCGGTGCCGGTCACGCCCGGCATCGACGGCAACCTGCCGCTCGCCGTCACCGGCCTCGCCGAGGGAACCCTCGTCGAGGACGCCAGCGCCGGCGACGGCCACTCCGGGTCGCTGCCCAAGGGCGAGACCTTCGAGTCGACGGTGACGGTCGAGGAGGGAACCTCGTTCGCGAGGTTCGACCTCGACGCCCTCACTGACACCGACGACCTGGATCTCTACGTCGACCGGATCGGAGAGGACGGCAAGCCCGTCACCTCCTACACTTCGGCGACCGGATCGGCCGACGAGCGCGTGGACATCGAGAACCCCGAGCCCGGTACCTACCGGGTGACGGTGGACATCTTCTCGGTGACCGACGGCTCGGACGCGTCGGTGTTCGACCTGGTCGAGTACCTGCTCGGGGTCGGCGAGACCCCCGGTGCGCTCACCGCGCCGGCCTCGCTCGACCTGGTCTCGGGTCAGGCCACGAGCTACGACGTGAGCTGGACCGACCTCGACGGCCCGGCCCGCTTCCTCGGCACGGTCGCCTACGGCGACACCGGTCTCTCGACGTTGGTCTCGGTCACCACGACCCAGGCCGCTCCGACGCCGACCCCCACGCCGACCGAGACCGCGACGCCCACGCCGGCGCCGAGCGGCTCTCCGGCGCCGGGTGACCCGGGTGCCACCAGCGCTCCGGCGCCGGGTGCGGGCGGCAGCGGCTCGTCGGGCCTCGCCAACACCGGCTTCGCCGGGCTCGGCATCGGCATGATCGCCGTGGTCGTGCTGGCCGGCGGCATCGCCGTGGTGCTGGTGATGCGCCGCCGCGCCTCGCGCAGCTAG
- a CDS encoding NADH-quinone oxidoreductase subunit K, producing the protein MSASITLVVLMAVMYGAGVYVMLEKSLTRILIGFLLVGNATNLLIFIMSGRAGDSPIVDGNGADTVDPIPQVLMLTAIVINFGVTAFILALIYRSWWLSNLGDEGDDVAADEDEDEAMEIGQAGVFHASLEDDDAAVRTILDEGSDLGDDDSASGSAGEEPSERDRDVMR; encoded by the coding sequence ATGAGCGCGTCGATCACCCTCGTGGTGCTGATGGCTGTGATGTACGGCGCCGGGGTGTACGTGATGCTCGAGAAGAGCCTGACGCGCATCCTGATCGGCTTCCTGCTCGTGGGCAACGCCACGAACCTGCTGATCTTCATCATGTCGGGGCGGGCGGGCGACTCGCCGATCGTCGACGGGAACGGCGCCGACACGGTCGACCCCATCCCCCAGGTGCTGATGCTCACGGCGATCGTGATCAACTTCGGCGTGACCGCGTTCATCCTGGCGCTGATCTACCGCTCCTGGTGGCTGTCGAACCTCGGCGACGAGGGCGACGACGTGGCGGCCGACGAGGACGAGGACGAGGCGATGGAGATCGGCCAGGCCGGCGTGTTCCACGCCTCGCTCGAGGACGACGACGCGGCGGTGCGCACGATCCTCGACGAGGGCAGCGACCTCGGCGACGACGACAGCGCGTCGGGCTCGGCCGGCGAGGAACCCAGCGAGCGCGACCGGGACGTGATGCGATGA